One segment of Stegostoma tigrinum isolate sSteTig4 chromosome 26, sSteTig4.hap1, whole genome shotgun sequence DNA contains the following:
- the asphd2 gene encoding aspartate beta-hydroxylase domain-containing protein 2 isoform X2, which translates to MVWVPLQKSRTDSIALLQQTNQNLGNMFIEWFTDWDLTLEQMKSLVLASMQALRDCDVTAVTTFACILALFVWYCYHVGSEQPRSYAPVNAMMQNTDVNGLQNGYMYCQSVDCVRCTHNEGRSQKLYHNLQEYAKHYSWSGMGRIHKGIREQSRYLNNRPSIQKPEVFFLPDLPTTPYFSRDAQKHDVELLERNYQAILAEFELIFKAFSNCSLPQGWKVNSTPRGEWFTFYLVNQGICISNNCRRCPRTYRLLGSLRTFISNNVFGNACFSVMSPETLITEHYGPTNVRIRCHLGVPTYL; encoded by the coding sequence ATGGTGTGGGTGCCTTTGCAAAAGTCGAGAACTGACAGCATTGCCTTGTTACAACAAACTAACCAGAACCTTGGGAACATGTTCATAGAGTGGTTCACCGACTGGGACCTGACACTGGAGCAAATGAAAAGCTTAGTTCTAGCGAGCATGCAGGCACTGAGAGACTGCGATGTGACTGCAGTGACCACCTTTGCCTGCATCCTGGCACTTTTTGTGTGGTACTGTTACCATGTAGGCAGTGAGCAGCCTCGCAGCTATGCACCAGTGAATGCCATGATGCAGAACACCGATGTAAATGGTTTGCAAAATGGTTACATGTACTGTCAGTCTGTCGATTGCGTAAGGTGCACTCATAATGAGGGACGCAGTCAGAAGCTTTATCACAACCTTCAGGAATATGCGAAGCACTACTCGTGGTCAGGAATGGGACGGATCCATAAAGGAATCCGGGAACAGAGCCGGTATTTGAACAACAGGCCATCCATCCAAAAACCGGAAGTGTTCTTCCTACCTGACTTGCCGACAACCCCTTACTTTTCACGTGACGCCCAGAAGCACGATGTAGAGCTGCTGGAACGGAACTACCAAGCTATCCTGGCTGAGTTTGAGCTGATCTTCAAGGCATTCTCAAACTGCAGCCTTCCACAGGGTTGGAAGGTTAACAGCACCCCCAGAGGCGAATGGTTCACCTTCTATCTGGTTAACCAGGGCATCTGCATTTCCAATAATTGCAGAAGGTGCCCTCGGACTTACCGGTTGCTCGGCAGTCTTCGCACTTTCATCAGTAACAATGTCTTTGGGAATGCCTGCTTCTCCGTAATGAGCCCAGAAACACTCATTACTGAACACTATGGTCCCACAAATGTTCGGATCCGCTGCCATTTAG